In Melitaea cinxia chromosome 4, ilMelCinx1.1, whole genome shotgun sequence, a single genomic region encodes these proteins:
- the LOC123670292 gene encoding uncharacterized protein LOC123670292, whose product MIADLKEKLKSSNPNYSSMSNTKINVLNAAVNTDEDWTNLHSVVVDRMSFDAEVEKNKKLMKTIEELRFKKHDLKKTMAKMQKALEKNTVKDSKELETTKAELHTCKRELEELKEKYKELDEECETCAEYLRERDEQCRKLKEAKALLEEKLQEYQDSSNVTQSVRKKRQTLHDKNRCSPAVLTDASTETNEDLLSSQKDESTLRTPCDVCVTGDKNEKEIKHLKAALKNLSQHKAALEHQLLTVSATPLYVATGSAIIQNQQLTDVMKENQKLKKINAKLVTICKKRGKSLADSNRENEEPMIS is encoded by the exons atgATCGccgatttaaaagaaaaattgaagAGTAGCAATCCAAACTATAGCAGCATGTCAAACacgaaaataaatgttttgaatgCAGCCGTTAACACCGATGAAG ATTGGACAAACCTCCATTCCGTGGTCGTGGATAGAATGTCCTTTGACGCGGAAGTAGAGAAAAATAAGAAGTTAATGAAAACTATCGAGGAATTACGTTTTAAGAAGCATGATTTGAAGAAAACTATGGCCAAGATGCAAAAAGCTTTAGAGAAAAATACAGTTAAAGACAG CAAAGAGTTGGAAACGACGAAAGCCGAGCTACACACATGTAAACGAGAATTAGAGGAGTTGAAAGAGAAATACAAGGAACTCGATGAAGAGTGTGAGACTTGTGCGGAGTACTTGAGAGAGAGAGATGAACAGTGCCGCAAGTTAAAGGAAGCGAAAGCACTATTAGAG GAAAAATTACAAGAGTACCAAGATTCAAGTAACGTAACGCAATCTGTACGTAAGAAGAGACAAACTCTCCATGACAAAAACCGTTGCTCACCCGCCGTACTGACGGACGCTTCCACTGAGACAAATGAAG aTTTGTTAAGTTCGCAAAAGGATGAAAGCACATTAAGAACGCCGTGTGACGTGTGTGTGACGGGTGACAAAAATGAAAAGGAGATAAAACATCTCAAAGcg GCCTTGAAAAATCTGTCCCAACATAAGGCGGCCTTAGAACATCAACTATTGACTGTGTCTGCGACTCCACTGTATGTGGCTACAGGGAGCGCTATAATTCAG aaccaacaATTGACGGACGTTATGaaagaaaatcaaaaactaaagaaaataaacgCAAAATTGGTGACAATATGTAAAAAACGTGGCAAGTCATTGGCCGACTCTAACAGAGAGAATGAAGAGCCCATGATCAGTTGA